DNA from Actinoplanes sp. SE50/110:
TGCTGCGCGGTGGCCGGCGGGCTGCTCGCCGCCGCGGCCCGTGGGCCGGTCCCGCTGAGCGTCGCACTGGTGCTGCTGGGTTACGGCAACGCCGGCGCGCTGCTGGCCCGCTACGCCGTGGCCGAGACGCATCCGGCGCGGCACCGCGGCACCGCGATGGGCCTGCTGGTCTGGGCCGGTGCGATCGGCGCGGTCGGTGGCCCGCTGCTGCTCGGCGTCCTGCACCCGGCCACCGTGGTCTTCCTGGTCGCCGCGCTGGCCGCCGCGGCCGCCGCGGCGGGCGCCGCCACCCTGCCCCGCACGGTCGCCGCGGAGCCGCCGACCGGCCGGATGGACCTGTCCGGCATCCGCACCCCGCTGCTGGTGATGGGCACCGCGCAGGTGGTGATGGTCGCGGTGATGACCGCCGCCCCGGTGGAGATGCACGTGCACCACCACGGGCTGGCCACGATCGGGGTGGTGCTGTCCGCGCACACCCTCGGCATGTTCGCGCTGTCCCCGGTCACCGGCCGGCTCGCCGACCGGCTGGGCGCCCGCCCGGTGATGGCGGCCGGCCTGGTCACGGTCGCCGCCGGACCG
Protein-coding regions in this window:
- a CDS encoding MFS transporter, which gives rise to MAKSLFVAAAAMNTAMATASPVATLVVADRLGPAWGGVPSTAAITGTGVGALILARSVSRRGWRHGLLVAFCCAVAGGLLAAAARGPVPLSVALVLLGYGNAGALLARYAVAETHPARHRGTAMGLLVWAGAIGAVGGPLLLGVLHPATVVFLVAALAAAAAAAGAATLPRTVAAEPPTGRMDLSGIRTPLLVMGTAQVVMVAVMTAAPVEMHVHHHGLATIGVVLSAHTLGMFALSPVTGRLADRLGARPVMAAGLVTVAAGPVLAAVGAPRVLAFLLLGYGWNLCLIGGSAVLATRVPEPLRARAEGTVDGMVWVAAAAGGLASTGLLTIGGYGLLAALAVAAIGPAGLSVVRLQNHHPVRRDGQ